A single region of the Agromyces sp. Leaf222 genome encodes:
- a CDS encoding peptidoglycan-binding protein: protein MIKLRRGVAGAMTALAIAGLCAIAPATAANAATGATGKGCTAYQYSSGGYSTCVGYIQRMLNGIAATRGGSYGGYQLAVDNSFGANTNTNVRRFQSYTGLVSDGIVGRNSWNQLCRYAGTRSFAVYNASALQKSAWQAAYDAGCYVDKPVGSGAGIQVISRY, encoded by the coding sequence ATGATCAAGCTGAGGAGGGGCGTCGCCGGAGCCATGACCGCGCTCGCGATCGCCGGGCTGTGTGCGATCGCGCCGGCCACTGCGGCGAACGCGGCCACCGGTGCGACCGGCAAGGGCTGCACGGCCTACCAGTACTCGTCGGGCGGCTACTCGACCTGCGTCGGCTACATCCAGCGCATGCTGAACGGCATCGCCGCAACCCGCGGCGGCAGCTACGGCGGCTACCAACTGGCCGTCGACAACAGCTTCGGCGCCAACACCAACACGAACGTGCGACGTTTCCAGAGCTACACCGGCCTGGTCTCCGATGGCATCGTCGGCCGCAACAGCTGGAACCAGCTCTGCCGCTACGCAGGCACCCGCTCGTTCGCCGTGTACAACGCCTCGGCACTGCAGAAGTCGGCGTGGCAGGCCGCCTACGACGCCGGATGCTACGTCGACAAGCCCGTCGGCAGCGGCGCCGGCATCCAGGTCATCTCGCGGTACTGA
- a CDS encoding amidohydrolase, which produces MSTGDLLIRAGAVLTPEVISGESEAAPGFVAIRDGVIVEVGDGDGAEWQAGRVVDLGEATLAPGFIDAHIHPIMGLQLTRGVDLSGLQSLDEVRAALVSHITETDDSWVVGWGLDLNAFGAGEASFALFDGIEDARPIFLTMFDGHSALASREALRIAGITGRETFPDASSVAVDANGEPTGLLLEMSAVTLLWNHLPTQTFDERVGALEALFRGMAEAGLVAGQMLDLTAPDSFALLEELERRGESAIRLRISPFVMPGFTDEDLQDIVGLQERAGRRWHVRGVKLMIDGTVDNGTAWLFEPDARGESTESLWLDEGEYRRAVAFFHERGIPTTTHAIGDRGIAFVAETLAALQVNGTQHRIEHVETLPDAVLETIVAAGVAVSMQPTHCTHYTRADHTDNWSTRLGDERADRAWRVGDLRRRGAIVTLGSDWPIAPYDPRTSFVSAVLRRPSGRPEVEPVLPGQAISAAAAVEGYTSEFWRSVGEEGGVIAPGMRADLTAFAHNPLTTDPDEFATTPVLLTVVDGDVVVDRVPEFDLS; this is translated from the coding sequence ATGAGCACCGGCGACCTGCTCATCCGGGCGGGCGCCGTGCTCACCCCTGAGGTCATCAGTGGTGAATCGGAGGCCGCCCCCGGCTTCGTCGCGATCCGGGACGGCGTCATCGTCGAGGTCGGAGACGGCGACGGCGCGGAGTGGCAGGCCGGCCGCGTCGTAGACCTCGGCGAAGCCACGCTCGCACCCGGGTTCATCGACGCGCACATCCACCCGATCATGGGGCTCCAGTTGACCAGGGGCGTCGACCTGTCAGGGCTGCAGTCCCTGGACGAAGTACGCGCGGCGCTCGTGTCGCACATCACCGAGACCGACGACTCCTGGGTCGTCGGCTGGGGACTCGACCTCAATGCGTTCGGCGCCGGCGAGGCCTCGTTCGCACTCTTCGACGGCATCGAGGACGCGCGCCCGATCTTCCTCACGATGTTCGACGGCCATTCCGCCCTGGCCTCACGGGAGGCGCTGCGCATCGCCGGAATCACCGGCCGGGAGACGTTCCCGGACGCTTCCAGCGTCGCCGTGGATGCGAACGGCGAGCCCACCGGACTCCTGCTCGAGATGAGCGCGGTGACCCTGCTCTGGAACCACCTCCCCACGCAGACGTTCGACGAGCGGGTCGGGGCATTGGAAGCCCTGTTCCGCGGCATGGCCGAGGCCGGCCTGGTCGCGGGCCAGATGCTCGACCTGACCGCGCCCGACTCCTTCGCACTGCTCGAAGAACTCGAGCGCCGGGGAGAGTCCGCCATCCGGCTTCGCATCTCGCCGTTCGTCATGCCCGGCTTCACCGATGAGGACCTCCAGGACATCGTCGGGCTGCAGGAACGGGCAGGCCGACGCTGGCACGTTCGCGGCGTCAAGCTCATGATCGACGGCACCGTCGACAACGGCACCGCCTGGCTGTTCGAGCCCGACGCTCGCGGCGAATCGACGGAATCGCTCTGGCTCGATGAAGGCGAGTACCGCCGAGCCGTCGCGTTCTTCCATGAGCGCGGCATTCCGACCACGACGCACGCGATCGGCGATCGGGGCATCGCCTTCGTCGCCGAGACCCTCGCCGCATTGCAGGTCAACGGCACGCAGCACCGCATCGAGCACGTCGAGACACTGCCGGACGCGGTGCTCGAAACGATCGTCGCGGCAGGGGTGGCCGTCAGCATGCAGCCCACACACTGCACGCACTACACCCGCGCCGACCACACCGACAACTGGTCGACCCGGCTCGGCGACGAACGTGCCGACCGGGCCTGGCGCGTCGGCGACCTCCGTCGCCGCGGCGCGATCGTGACGCTCGGCTCCGACTGGCCGATCGCCCCGTACGACCCGCGGACCTCGTTCGTCTCGGCGGTGCTCCGGCGTCCGTCCGGCAGGCCCGAGGTGGAACCGGTCCTCCCAGGACAGGCCATCTCCGCCGCGGCCGCCGTCGAGGGCTACACCAGCGAGTTCTGGCGTTCCGTCGGCGAAGAGGGAGGCGTCATCGCGCCCGGCATGCGCGCCGACCTGACGGCGTTCGCGCACAATCCGCTCACCACCGACCCTGACGAGTTCGCCACGACGCCCGTGCTCCTGACGGTCGTCGACGGCGACGTGGTGGTCGATCGCGTGCCGGAGTTCGACCTGAGCTGA
- a CDS encoding APC family permease: MDPPVAEGQPHALRTNALGTGGIVFMVISAAAPLTIVAGVAPIAILIGGIAAPIVYTVAGIVLGIFAIAFMAMTRYVKALGGFYTYIAQALGKAAGLGSSFVALVSYNALQIGLYGLLGAQGHEMFLTQFGIDIPWWAIAGVGIFAVFFVAYRGVDVGAKVLGVLLGAEALILVIFAVVVLAQGGAEGITFGSFTPDAMLNPGLFAILGAGFAAFMGFESTALYREEARDPERTIPRATYISVAFMAIFYGFIIWAVIISLGETNAVDLAAENPAGLVFAQAGHYLGAWAELAMYLLILTSVYASQLAFHNAINRYTFSMARDGVLPVSLSRTHPTSGSPYVSGILQTILAVVVVAFFAMAGLDPYMQLLLWVNSPGVLGILFLQVLTCLAVVVFFVRNRDIARRWFVIPSAVVAGLAMTGVLWLLCTSLDMLTAGGPVVNVIVVAITPVTFVVGVVLALIWKRTRPEVYARIGGASEFSEVER; encoded by the coding sequence ATGGACCCCCCTGTGGCTGAGGGGCAACCCCACGCCCTGCGGACGAACGCGCTCGGTACCGGCGGCATCGTCTTCATGGTCATCTCGGCGGCCGCCCCGCTCACCATCGTCGCGGGCGTCGCGCCGATCGCGATCCTGATCGGCGGCATCGCGGCACCGATCGTCTACACGGTGGCCGGCATCGTGCTCGGCATCTTCGCGATCGCGTTCATGGCCATGACCCGCTACGTCAAGGCGCTCGGCGGCTTCTACACCTATATCGCGCAAGCGCTCGGCAAGGCCGCGGGCCTGGGCTCCTCGTTCGTCGCGCTGGTCTCGTACAACGCGCTGCAGATCGGCCTGTACGGTCTTCTCGGCGCCCAGGGCCACGAGATGTTCCTCACGCAGTTCGGCATCGACATCCCCTGGTGGGCGATCGCCGGTGTCGGCATCTTCGCGGTCTTCTTCGTCGCCTATCGGGGCGTCGACGTCGGCGCCAAGGTACTCGGCGTCCTGCTCGGCGCAGAGGCGCTCATCCTCGTGATATTCGCCGTGGTCGTCCTGGCGCAGGGCGGCGCCGAGGGCATCACGTTCGGCAGCTTCACGCCCGATGCGATGCTCAACCCCGGCCTCTTCGCGATCCTCGGCGCCGGCTTCGCCGCGTTCATGGGCTTCGAGTCGACCGCCCTCTACCGCGAGGAGGCGCGCGACCCCGAGCGCACCATCCCGCGTGCGACGTACATCTCCGTCGCATTCATGGCGATCTTCTACGGCTTCATCATCTGGGCGGTCATCATCTCGCTCGGCGAGACCAACGCCGTCGACCTGGCTGCTGAGAACCCGGCCGGACTCGTCTTCGCACAGGCGGGCCACTACCTCGGCGCCTGGGCCGAACTCGCCATGTACCTGCTGATCCTCACCAGCGTGTACGCCTCGCAGCTCGCCTTCCACAACGCCATCAACCGCTACACGTTCTCGATGGCGCGTGACGGCGTTCTTCCCGTCTCGCTGAGCCGCACGCACCCGACGTCCGGCTCGCCGTACGTCTCGGGCATCCTGCAGACGATCCTCGCCGTCGTCGTGGTGGCCTTCTTCGCGATGGCCGGCCTCGATCCCTACATGCAGCTGCTCCTCTGGGTGAACAGCCCGGGCGTGCTGGGCATCCTCTTCCTGCAGGTGCTCACGTGCCTGGCCGTCGTGGTGTTCTTCGTGCGCAACCGCGACATCGCGCGCCGCTGGTTCGTCATCCCCTCCGCCGTGGTCGCGGGCCTCGCGATGACCGGCGTGCTCTGGCTCCTGTGCACGAGCCTCGACATGCTCACCGCAGGTGGACCGGTCGTCAACGTGATCGTCGTCGCCATCACCCCGGTGACCTTCGTGGTCGGCGTCGTGCTCGCCCTGATCTGGAAGCGCACCCGTCCGGAGGTCTATGCCAGGATCGGCGGCGCCAGCGAGTTCTCCGAGGTCGAGCGATGA
- a CDS encoding LacI family DNA-binding transcriptional regulator has translation MKSRSAVPTLQDVADRAGVARATASLALNGKGRMSEQTRQRVRTAADELNYVVNVSARNLRTARSGAVGIYIPDHTLSSRYYMDVAFGAVEQAQSSDLLVTLMPTAFAPRSGITEHLDGFIMVDPMDGDPIVERLLRGRAPVVSGEGSPAGLPSPFGLVQSDHRAGMRVLLDHLWEHGSRHPACILPDHSIAWGRQMHEGYADWCAERGIEPRLAAGTLHATPQENRELVAAFVADLGEVDAIVGGADGVALMALDALREAGIEVGPDMMLASYVDGDALAVTEPSITALDLAPRDFGRRCMDLLAGALDGTIEAGATVEMPVTLIPRASTMRVRTLR, from the coding sequence GTGAAGAGCCGTTCGGCGGTCCCGACCCTGCAAGACGTCGCCGATCGGGCCGGCGTCGCGAGAGCGACCGCGTCGTTGGCGCTCAACGGCAAGGGCCGCATGTCGGAGCAGACGCGTCAGCGTGTTCGCACGGCGGCCGACGAGTTGAACTACGTCGTCAACGTCTCGGCACGCAATCTCCGCACGGCGCGCTCCGGCGCGGTCGGCATCTACATTCCCGACCACACGTTGAGCTCCCGGTACTACATGGACGTCGCCTTCGGCGCGGTGGAGCAGGCGCAGTCATCCGACCTGCTCGTCACGCTCATGCCGACCGCCTTCGCTCCTCGCTCGGGCATCACCGAGCACCTCGACGGCTTCATCATGGTCGACCCGATGGACGGCGACCCGATCGTCGAGCGACTGCTTCGCGGGCGGGCGCCGGTTGTGAGCGGCGAGGGATCACCGGCGGGACTGCCCTCGCCGTTCGGCCTCGTGCAGTCCGATCACCGGGCAGGAATGCGAGTGCTCCTCGACCACCTCTGGGAGCACGGGAGTCGGCATCCCGCCTGCATCCTGCCCGACCACTCGATCGCGTGGGGTCGCCAGATGCACGAGGGCTACGCGGACTGGTGCGCCGAGCGCGGCATCGAACCGCGCCTCGCGGCCGGAACCCTTCACGCGACGCCGCAGGAGAACCGCGAGCTCGTCGCCGCATTCGTCGCCGATCTCGGCGAGGTCGATGCGATCGTCGGCGGCGCCGACGGCGTCGCCCTCATGGCGCTCGACGCCCTCCGCGAGGCAGGCATCGAGGTCGGCCCCGACATGATGCTGGCCAGCTACGTCGACGGGGATGCGCTCGCCGTCACGGAGCCGTCGATCACCGCACTCGACTTGGCTCCGCGCGACTTCGGTCGTCGCTGCATGGACCTCCTGGCCGGAGCCTTGGACGGCACCATCGAGGCCGGGGCGACGGTCGAGATGCCGGTCACGCTCATTCCTCGGGCATCGACCATGCGCGTGCGCACCCTCCGCTGA